In a single window of the Rhinolophus ferrumequinum isolate MPI-CBG mRhiFer1 chromosome 21, mRhiFer1_v1.p, whole genome shotgun sequence genome:
- the NEUROD2 gene encoding neurogenic differentiation factor 2, whose protein sequence is MLTRLFSEPGLLSDVPKFASWGDGDDDEPRSDKGDAPPPPPPPPGPGAPGPARAAKPIPLRADEVTEAALAEVKEEGELGGEEEEEEEEEEGLDEAEGERPKKRGPKKRKMTKARLERSKLRRQKANARERNRMHDLNAALDNLRKVVPCYSKTQKLSKIETLRLAKNYIWALSEILRSGKRPDLVSYVQTLCKGLSQPTTNLVAGCLQLNSRNFLTEQGADGTGRFHGSGGPFAMHPYPYPCSRLAGAQCQAAGGLGGGAAHALRTHGYCAAYETLYAAAGGGGASPDYNSSEYEGPLSPPLCLNGNFSLKQDSSPDHEKSYHYSMHYSALPGSRPTGHGLVFGSSAVRGGVHSENLLSYDMHLHHDRGPMYEELNAFFHN, encoded by the coding sequence ATGCTGACCCGCCTGTTCAGCGAGCCCGGTCTCCTCTCGGACGTGCCCAAGTTCGCCAGCTGGGGCGACGGCGACGACGACGAACCGAGGAGCGACAAGGGCGacgcgccgccgccgcctccgcctccgccgGGACCGGGGGCTCCAGGGCCCGCCCGGGCCGCCAAGCCAATCCCTCTCCGAGCAGACGAGGTGACGGAGGCCGCGCTGGCTGAGGTCAAGGAGGAAGGCGAGCTGGGGggcgaggaggaagaggaggaggaggaggaagaagggctgGACGAGGCCGAGGGCGAGCGGCCCAAGAAGCGCGGGCCCAAGAAGCGCAAGATGACCAAGGCGCGCCTGGAGCGCTCCAAGCTGCGGCGGCAGAAGGCGAACGCGCGGGAGCGGAACCGCATGCACGACCTGAACGCGGCGCTGGACAACCTGCGCAAGGTGGTGCCCTGCTACTCCAAGACGCAGAAGCTGTCCAAGATCGAGACGCTGCGCCTGGCCAAGAACTACATCTGGGCCCTGTCGGAGATCCTGCGCTCGGGCAAACGGCCCGACCTGGTGTCCTACGTGCAGACGCTGTGCAAGGGTCTGTCGCAGCCCACCACCAACCTGGTGGCCGGCTGCCTGCAGCTCAACTCGCGCAACTTCCTCACCGAGCAGGGCGCGGACGGCACGGGCCGCTTCCACGGCTCCGGAGGCCCGTTCGCCATGCACCCCTACCCGTATCCGTGCTCGCGCCTGGCGGGCGCACAGTGCCAGGCGGCGGGCGGCCTGGGCGGCGGCGCGGCGCACGCCCTGCGGACCCACGGCTACTGTGCCGCCTACGAGACGCTGTATGCagcggcgggcggcggcggcgccaGCCCGGACTACAACAGCTCCGAGTACGAGGGCCCGCTTAGCCCCCCGCTCTGTCTCAATGGCAACTTCTCGCTCAAGCAGGACTCGTCGCCCGACCACGAGAAGAGCTACCATTACTCTATGCACTACTCAGCGCTGCCCGGCTCGCGGCCCACGGGCCACGGGCTGGTCTTCGGCTCGTCCGCGGTGCGCGGGGGCGTCCACTCCGAGAATCTCTTGTCTTACGATATGCACCTTCACCACGACCGGGGCCCCATGTACGAGGAGCTCAACGCGTTTTTCCATAACTGA